Genomic DNA from Deltaproteobacteria bacterium:
GATGAAGAGGTGAAAGGCGCATGGGCGGAAGTCCAGAACCAATATCAACGGCGCGCCGACTTGGTGCCGAATCTAGTCGCCACCGTAAAAGGCGCGGCCAACTTCGAACAGGAGACACTGCAAAAAGTCATCGAAGCGCGGAGCGCCGCGACCTCGATCAAACTCGACGCCAACGCGCTCAGCGACCCTGCGCTGTTTAAAAAATTCGAAGAGGCCCAACGCAACCTCTCCGGTTCGCTCTCACGGTTATTGGTAGTCGCCGAACAGTATCCCGATTTGAAAGCCAACCAAAACTTCCGAGATCTCCAGGCTCAGCTCGAAGGCACGGAAAACCGCGTCGCCGTCGCCCGCGGCCGCTATGGCAAGTCGGTTGTCGAATTCAACAAGAAGGTTCGCTTCTTTCCCTCGAGCCTGACCGCGCAGTATTTGCTCGGCATGAAAGTACGCGAAAACTTCACCGCCGACGAAGCGGCGCAAAAGCCGCCGCAGGTGAAGTTTTAACTAACGGCGCGGAATGCTCCACTGAAAACGTTCAACGACAAACATCATGTCAGGCTTTGCGGCGTTCGCCGAACACCGCACGGTCTGGTCCTGCTTAGCTTTCTATTCCTCTTTTTCCATTCCATGGCTAGCGCCCTCGACATCCCCGCCCTGCGCGGCCGGGTGAATGACTACGCCGGCGTGATGCAATCCAACCAAGCTCAATCATTGGAAGCTCAACTGGCCCAGCTCGAACGCGACACCGGTCATCAAGTCGCGGTGCTGACGATCCCTACATTGGATGGCGAAGACATCGAAGGGTTCAGCATCCGCGTCGCTGAGAATTGGAAGATCGGCAAGAAAGGATTCGACAACGGCGTTATCTTGATTGTCGCGGTGAAAGACCGAAAGCTTCGGCTCGAAGTCGGTTACGGCCTAGAAGGATTGCTGCCCGATGCCATGGCGAAGCGGATTAACGCCGACTACATCGTGCCGCATTTTCGCCAGCAGGATTACGCCGGCGGCATCGTCGCGGGCATTGGCGCCGTCGATAAATTACTGCGCAAAGAACCGCTGCCAGAGTCGGCGCGCAAGCAAACTCGACAGCGCGGCTTCCAAATCAATTCCACCGCCATGCTCGCGATCACCTTCGCGATCCTCGGCCTGATGGCGGCGGCCTCGTCGGGAAATCGCCGCGGCAATAACAATAATTTGTGGGGCACCCGCGGCCGGCGCGGGCCAACAATCTGGGGCGGCCCCGGTGGCTTTGGCGGTGGCGGTTTTTCCGGCGGAGGAAGCTCCGACGGTGGTGGATTTAGCGGCGGCGGCGGCAGCTTTGGCGGCGGCGGCTCCTCCGATAGTTGGTAATCATGAAAGCGGCAAACTTTTTCACCGCAGCCGAACAAGAACGCATTCGTCAAGCCGTGATCGCGGCCGAGTCGAAGACCGCCGGCGAGATCGTGCCGATGATCGTGACCTCCTCGGCGCGCTACACCGAAGTCGAACTGTTGGGCGTCATCGTTGGTTTGTTCATCGGCATGATCGCCGAAGGCGTTTGGAGCGATCCGTGGGCCTCGCCGTTTTTGAATCTCTGGCCGGTGGTCGGCGCTTTGATGGGTTTTCTCACGAGCCGCATCGCAGCGGTGAAACGCTTGCTGGCATCGCAAAGTCGTATCGCCCAAGCCGTGCACACAACTTGCCTGGCAGCGTTCACCGAACAGGGGCTTCACTACACCAAAGATCACACCGGGATACTGATTCTAATCTCTCTGCTCGAACGGCGCGTCCACGTGCTGGCCGATCGCGGCATCAATCAAAAAGTCAACGCCGGCACTTGGGATGAAGTCGTAAGAATTCTCGCCGACGGACTCAAGTCGGGCAACGCTTGCGATGCATTTTGCCAAGCGATCGCTCGTTGCGGCACCACTCTCGCTGAACATTTTCCGCGCCATGCCGATGACAAAGACGAGCTGCCCAATCGCCTCGTCACCAAGTAGCGCTACCGGCGGCTTTCGGCTATTCTCCGCTCAATTCATCGCGAAAGGATCGAACCATCCATGCGTCGGAAAAATATTTTGCTCGCCTTCGTTTTCGTTTTGCTAAGCGCAGCCGCCCAATCGGCTCGCGCCCAAGATCGCTTCAACTTCGCTTACATCTCGCCCAACGCCGGCTCGTCGTCGGTGCTATGGATAGCTAAAGAAGCCGGCATCTTCAAAAAGCATAACCTCGACGTGAACGTCATCTACATCGAAGGCACGCCTAAGGCGCTCATGTCGTTGTTTGCCGGTGAGCTTCACGTCGTCGCCGGCACCGGCCCGGCGGTCGCCAGCGCCAAAGTGCGCGGCGCCGATGTGAGTATGATGATGGGCTTCGAAGTTTTTCTGCCGTATTACTTGGTCGCGCAGCCCAGCATCAAAACAATCGAAGAGCTGAAAGGAAAAATCGGCGCCAACCATACCGCGGCCACCTCCGCGGATTTCGCCATCCGTCTCGGTCTCAAAAGCATCGGCCTCGATCCCGACAAGGACGTAAACTTGCGCGTCGTCGGTGCGACCAATTTGCGCTTGATTATGATGCAGCAAAAACAAGCCGACTTTACGATCATCAGCACGACGGAACGGGAAGAAGCGGAAAAGATGGGACTCAGAGTCGTCGCCGATCTCGCCAGCAAAAAGATCCCCTACCCGCACAGCGGCTTGATCAGCAGTCAAAAGCTGCTCAAAGAAAAGCGCGACGCCATGATGCGCTTCGGCCGCGCCACGGTGGAAGCGATCCATTTTTTCAAGAACAACAAAGCGCCGACCCTGGCGATCCTGAAAAAATACGCCAAGAGCGATCTCACCACGCTCGACAGCGCGCACGCATACTTGAAGAACGCGATCCCGGACATGCCCTATCCCACGCTCGAAGGCATGAAGACGATCTTGAACGAAATGGGCCGCAGCCGCCCCGAAGTTCTAAAATACGACGCCGCGTCGATGGTCGACGGCAGTATCGTCAAAGCGATCGACGACGAAGGATTTTTGAAGAAGCTGAAGTAGCGAACAACGCTCGGTGCGCCGCTTGACAGATCCACCAATTCTATCGAGATTGGCGCTTCGAATTGCCAATTTGTTCCGTTGGATTTGGCATGGCGCTGATTTCAAACTTTCCGCGCCGAACATCGACAAGAAACTGCCTCTCGATTGTTGGTGGTAATCCGCCATGATGATTCCATCTCTCCGCGAGCTGAAACAAGCCAGATTCGACCACACGAATGCCGCTGATTGCGCCCAGGTTGGTAGCGTTCCCATCGCTATACTTGATCGGCGTCTGTGAACTGTATAGCGGCGTGACGTCTAATTGCCCATCCACGGAAAAGATCGTCGATTGCTGAGGACTGACCGATCCAAGAATCACCAGCACGCGATTGCCGTACGACGCGACGGGAGTTGTGACGAAGAGAATGCTTTCGTATGGGATATCCGAATACTCAAGCGATTTAGTCTGGGTTTTAGAAAAACCGACGAAGGCCCCCGCGATTTCATTTTGCACAACGAACGGCAGGTGTGTAAACGCCAAACGGACTCCCGCCTTTTCCATGTTCTTAATAAGCTTAACAAGCGAATTGTTCCGAATGTTTTCGAGCGCCTTGAATTCCGGGTATCTGCGCCAAAACAGGTGAACTCCAATGACCAGAGCCGGCAGCTCATCTTCCTGACGATTGGGTCGGGATTGCAAGGCGGCATCGATTTCATCTTCATCCAAAGGGCCCGCAAAGGCTCTCTCGCCTTTGTCAAAACGCGCGGTCCAATTAGTCTCGCTCTCCTTGGTGCCATCTTCTTTCCAGTAGGTCCAAAGGCCATAGCGATAGCGGTTTTTAAAAAGCTCTTCCGCCTTTATTTGCCCGTTCTCGTACCAACTCGTTGTTTTGCCGTCGCGTTTGCCGTCGACGTAATTCTCCTCGACTTCCTTATTACCGTTTTTAAAATACGTCGTTCGAGTGCCGTGTAGTTTGCCATTTTTGAAATTGTTTACAGTCGACACAAGACCGTTTGCGTCCCAATAGGTTTCCGCCCCGTCGAGTTCCCCCTTTTTATAGTGCTTCTCGTATTTTGTCTGATTGCTTAACCACACGGTCTCTTTTCCATCCAACAATCCACTTTTGTAGTCTTGCTCGGCGACTTTGCCGCCGATTTCATTCCACATGATCCACAGTCCACTAAAGTCCTTCCGCGGCGCGATGCGCCCATCAACATGTTTTGGAAATACGAATGCCTGAAACATGTAGAGGCGTTTGTGCCACTGAGGATTGCCAAAGGCAAGGACGAGGACGGCGGCGCACGTGAGAACCAGGATCAGACCGAGTGAACCGAGGGCATACTTTTTCATTGCCCGCTTCCCTCTCCAGAGTCGCTGGATGGATAAAACCGGGAACTACTCATATTTTTACTCCGCGCTACCTTTCGTGCAAACGGCAGGATCGATTGAAAGGAGCACGGACAATCCTGCCCGCGCTTGATACGAGACCGACAGTGAGCCAGCGCTACATATTGTCGCAATTCAGGAAACGTAATGTATTACGACAACACAGTGAGGCTTTGTCGTCGCGCTGCACGGGAAAGCTTTTCATCAAAACAAGCAAACGTCACCGCCTGGCTCCCCTGCTCGCCAACAATCACGGCGGAAGCAAGATGAACTGCATCGTAACCTCTGAGTCCGAATGTTTCGGCTAATTGGCCGGCGCGTCTTATAAGGACGTCCGAAACATCGACGATGAAAAAGGTTTCCCAGTCATTGTCGAAATCCTGAACAATGGTTCGGTAGTCTCGTAGGGTCACCGCTTGCTCTCGGCGCTTCCGAGCAAACGCAGCTCGCGCTTCGACGTAAGCGATGCGCGACGTTGAAGGCATTTCGGCGGCATCGACCAGTTGTTTTATCGTAGCGCTGTCCGTTTCGGGCACATACAGCTTCACCAGAGCGCTGGTATCCAGATAGAGAATCACCGGCGCTCCTCGATGACAATTTGCGAAACGGGTTTGCCTTTTACGGTCACCCGCCTTGAGGCTCCCTTTGGCTTACCCCCCTTCCACGAGCCGATTCCTTTGCGAATAAGCGCTTCGGCGATTTGAGCGCTCGAACTTTGCCTAGGAGGCACCAGCATCGCTATCGATTCGCCCCGTTCGGTGATCTCAACGGGACGTCCTTGTTTCACGCTACGGAGATAGTGGCTCAGTTTGTTTTTTAGTTCTCTAACGCCAACAGTGATCATACGCTCCTCCTTGTGGCGTCATTATACAAATCACATGGCTACATAGCAAAGCCGTCCAGCACCGGCGGATTCTTCGGAGGGCGTATGCCATACGCCCCTACGAAACCCAATCTATCTCTGCGCCCTTTGCGTCCCGGCTGCCCTGAGCACCGACGAAGGGTGCGGTCAATCTTCCTACTTCCGCACCAACCGTACATCCACCGCCGCCACACCGCCGCCTTGGGCGCGCACCATGATCGGATTGATTTCCATGTCCGAGAGTGAATTGCGATGCACCGCGAAGATCTCCGACAATCCGACCATCGCTTTCACCAGCGCATCGATATCGCGCGGGCCTTGGCCGCGCACGCCTTCCAAAACTTTGTAACCGCGCAGCTCTTTGAGCATCGCGCGCGCTTCTTTTTCGTCGACCGGCAGCAAGCGTATCGATACGTCTTTCAAAACTTCGACGAAGATGCCGCCAAGACCGACCATCAAGAACGGCCCGTACTGCGGATCGGTGCGGGCGCCGATCAATACTTCAGTTCCCTGGACCATTTCTTGAACAAGCAATTGCGCCTTGCCGGAAGTTTTCGCTAAAAGTTTCTGCCCGTCCGCTTGCACTTCATCGGCGTTCTTCAAGCCGAGCACTACAGCGCCGGACTCGGTTTTGTGCACGACATCGGCAGCGATCAATTTTAGCGCCACCGGAAAACCTATTTCCTTCGCCCGCGCCGCCGCGTCCGCCGCCGAATCCGCCAGCGCTTGCTTGGGCAGACCGATGCCTTTGCTCTGCAAAAGCTTGTTCAACATCTCGCCTTCGAGCACCGCCGGGTTGCCGTTTGGCTCAGGCAATTTTGGCACGCCGGCAATTCTCCGTTCGCCGTACAAACCCAATCCCGCCAACGCGCGCAACGTCGGCTTGATCGCTTGCAAGAACGGCATGCGCGCTTCTTCCTGAAACGCTCGGCTCTCGTCGGTGCAGCTATAAGTGGAACGGCCGAAGGCCAGCACCGGCTTGTCGGTCGATTCGAGCACGCTTTTGAATAAATCGGCATTCCGCGTCTGACCGCGCGGTAGTTCGCCGTGGATCGCCAGCAGATCGACGCCGGGATCTTCGGC
This window encodes:
- a CDS encoding LemA family protein, whose protein sequence is MRKLFCNSSLIVALGLVTLLSISSCGYNDLQGLDEEVKGAWAEVQNQYQRRADLVPNLVATVKGAANFEQETLQKVIEARSAATSIKLDANALSDPALFKKFEEAQRNLSGSLSRLLVVAEQYPDLKANQNFRDLQAQLEGTENRVAVARGRYGKSVVEFNKKVRFFPSSLTAQYLLGMKVRENFTADEAAQKPPQVKF
- a CDS encoding ABC transporter substrate-binding protein, with product MRRKNILLAFVFVLLSAAAQSARAQDRFNFAYISPNAGSSSVLWIAKEAGIFKKHNLDVNVIYIEGTPKALMSLFAGELHVVAGTGPAVASAKVRGADVSMMMGFEVFLPYYLVAQPSIKTIEELKGKIGANHTAATSADFAIRLGLKSIGLDPDKDVNLRVVGATNLRLIMMQQKQADFTIISTTEREEAEKMGLRVVADLASKKIPYPHSGLISSQKLLKEKRDAMMRFGRATVEAIHFFKNNKAPTLAILKKYAKSDLTTLDSAHAYLKNAIPDMPYPTLEGMKTILNEMGRSRPEVLKYDAASMVDGSIVKAIDDEGFLKKLK
- a CDS encoding toxin-antitoxin system YwqK family antitoxin, with the translated sequence MFQAFVFPKHVDGRIAPRKDFSGLWIMWNEIGGKVAEQDYKSGLLDGKETVWLSNQTKYEKHYKKGELDGAETYWDANGLVSTVNNFKNGKLHGTRTTYFKNGNKEVEENYVDGKRDGKTTSWYENGQIKAEELFKNRYRYGLWTYWKEDGTKESETNWTARFDKGERAFAGPLDEDEIDAALQSRPNRQEDELPALVIGVHLFWRRYPEFKALENIRNNSLVKLIKNMEKAGVRLAFTHLPFVVQNEIAGAFVGFSKTQTKSLEYSDIPYESILFVTTPVASYGNRVLVILGSVSPQQSTIFSVDGQLDVTPLYSSQTPIKYSDGNATNLGAISGIRVVESGLFQLAERWNHHGGLPPTIERQFLVDVRRGKFEISAMPNPTEQIGNSKRQSR
- a CDS encoding PIN domain-containing protein is translated as MILYLDTSALVKLYVPETDSATIKQLVDAAEMPSTSRIAYVEARAAFARKRREQAVTLRDYRTIVQDFDNDWETFFIVDVSDVLIRRAGQLAETFGLRGYDAVHLASAVIVGEQGSQAVTFACFDEKLSRAARRQSLTVLS
- a CDS encoding type II toxin-antitoxin system prevent-host-death family antitoxin, which codes for MITVGVRELKNKLSHYLRSVKQGRPVEITERGESIAMLVPPRQSSSAQIAEALIRKGIGSWKGGKPKGASRRVTVKGKPVSQIVIEERR